The Rhineura floridana isolate rRhiFlo1 chromosome 10, rRhiFlo1.hap2, whole genome shotgun sequence genome includes a region encoding these proteins:
- the LOC133364843 gene encoding uncharacterized protein LOC133364843, producing SCLKALARWSQLWRASCIPTRGVACYTYGKLWQEARVALKELLGQELPAQPAKPERSRTLFFHTVATLYLRYVQTARRLEACYDQVVHPQKRLVLRQLLDGVLGRILELKQELVELDLSEYHFMDHVLEELKLTPRMKKKPEVVVTIKNVSLHRKEELSGNQTIGAVEEPGALLYLSFLTHAHLTHQFKLNHIFPTTFVLNTRSLLSVLVVDNFCHKRPLWMKSKAEDYSGGIYAFIFAGNDFGPIQKTTEETYDF from the exons AGCTGTCTGAAGGCGCTAGCTCGCTGGAGCCAGTTATGGAGGGCGTCTTGCATTCCGACTCGCGGGGTTGCCTGCTA CACCTATGGGAAACTGTGGCAAGAGGCCCGGGTGGCCCTGAAGGAGCTTCTGGGCCAGGAGCTGCCCGCCCAGCCGGCGAAGCCGGAGCGCAGCCGGACGCTCTTCTTCCACACGGTGGCCACCCTCTACCTGCGCTACGTGCAGACGGCGCGGCGCCTGGAGGCCTGCTACGACCAGGTGGTGCACCCCCAGAAGCGCCTGGTGCTCCGGCAGCTGCTGGACGGCGTGCTGGGCCGCATCCTGGAGCTGAAGcaggagctggtggagctggaCCTCTCCGAGTACCACTTCATGGACCACGTGCTGGAGGAGCTCAAGCTCACGCCG AGAATGAAGAAGAAACCAGAAGTTGTGGTCACAATCAAGAATGTCAGTCtacacaggaaggaagagttaTCAGGAAATCAAACGATAGGTGCAGTTGAGGAACCAGGAGCTCTCCTCTATCTATCCTTTTTAACCCATGCACACCTAACCCACCAGTTCAAGCTGAACCACATATTTCCAACAACATTTGTATTAAATACAAGAAGCCTTCTGTCAGTGTTAGTGGTTGACAACTTTTGCCACAAACGGCCTCTGTGGATGAAATCAAAGGCAGAA GACTACTCAGGTGGCATTTATGCCTTCATCTTTGCTGGTAATGACTTTGGGCCCATCCAGAAGACAACAGAGGAGACCTATGACTTCTGA